The Podospora pseudoanserina strain CBS 124.78 chromosome 7 map unlocalized CBS124.78p_7, whole genome shotgun sequence region CTCCATAACGCGAGCAAAAGGATGAAGGCGAACATAAACCGCGAGACTGGTCGTTTTCACAGCCTTGTCAATCTCGATGTTTGTCTCGTTGCCCAGGACGATCAGGTCTTCGTTGAAGGTTTGCAAGCATGCCAGAATGAATTCTAGGCAGGAGAGACGCAGCATTCTCAGTTGGCCTTGGTCTACTATTTCCCTCGGCTTCATGGTGAACATCAAGAACACAAAGTCAACATAGATCTCTATCCCGGGTCTTCGCTTGTTCACACCGAGAAACTCGGGGAACGGCAAGGTGTCGTTGAGCCCGTCGGAGACTGTATAGGGCGTGACCAACGACGTAAGAAGCTGGATGAATGCGTTTGGCTCCTCAAAGCCAGTGGATAAATCGTTGAAAGCGCGTTCCTGCAGTTCTTCGTACGTCGACTGATATGAAGGACTTCGCTGTTGTTGAACAGTCGCCGGGTTGTTGGGGTCCAGAGCTCCCATGGTGAAGTTGTCCACAAGAGTCCATATTATGTTACTTTCGGAAACCGACTTCATGACCAACAGTGATCTTAAGCTGTAAAAGACAGCGGCGCGAAGCCGGGGAGTGACGTTCGCATTTGCCAACCTGAACAGAATCTCGGGAAACATGAGTTCCTGTGTCGTTGCCAACCTGGTTCTGCAGGTGCTGCTCTCCGCTGTGAGCTTGCCAATCAACCGAACATAGCACTCCAGCATCATGGCCGATTCAGGCTCGGCCTCTCCCTGATCGGTGCCCGGTTTGCCTGGACGCTGGATCTGCATTTGCGCTGGGTTGGGCCTCTCGCTCAGTTTCTTGGCAAAGAACTCTAATTCCCTAAAGATTTGGTTCCAGGTCAGCGATTGGGATCGCCTCATTTTGCCAGAAGACTGGTGCCCCTCGTCGAGCAAAAATGTATGGGCAGCCGTTGCAGTCTCCTCGTTGCAGGCCAGAGCCTGTAGCATCTCGCAAAACGCACTAACCAGGGGCGTTGATGCTTTTGTGGAGGCCCATTGTAGGAAACCATACAGAGCACTATCTGGGTCCTCGAAGAAGGTCATGGCGGCATCTGGCCTGTCCTCGTACGCATACGAGATGATGACCACGAACCgctcgaggtcgaggtcttGCTCGTGGGTTTGGCTCAACTGGCgctgctcatcctcctctgttTTTAGTGTCCTGACAAGCTCGGGTAGGTTTGTGATGACAGAGTCGATAAACACCTCCAGGTGGGCCATCaggctgagctggaggaaaTGGTTGAAGTAGTAGAAATCAccttggagaggaggtgaCTTCCGTTGCAACCACTGCCGCATTCCCATGCGTGATGGATCTTGCCACTCCTCCGTCTTGCAATCGGCCGCCACAGAAAGGATAAAGTCGAATGCCCCCTCCTTGAGGGCCTCTGTAAATGCCTTTGTTCTCTTGTCGAACTCGACGTCCAGATCCAACCCACCAAGATCGAATTCGTTATCGACTTGGAAGTATCCAGTGTACTCGGCAATCCACCAGACCCGCGTGGCCGCTCCCAGATACGAAATAGCCCAGCTGTCACCATCTCCAGTTTTCAAGATCTCTTGGTCCAACTGGCGAGACTGCTGAAAGTCACACATGCCATCTGGTGAGCCAAACACGTTGATGTAGGCGGCCAAAACAGGGAACAGATGAACTGGCGCCCTCAGATTAGTATTTGTCATGAAAAAATCCGGACAGGGGGTAAGGCTCACCGAGAAATTGATCGTACTTATCGATCTTCTTTAGCGTCCCCAAAAACTGCTTGAAGTCGTTGATATCGGCGTACTGCTTTTCCACGGCAGCGTGCAGTATCATGGCAAGACACTCATGCTGCTCCACGAGGCTCATGCGGGAGAACTCAATCGTGTCGGCAGCCTCTGGGGGCCGGGCGAGACTGGCTTGTTCTAGCATGTACCGGGACGCCACCCTCTCGTTGATGCTCTGCAACATGGCCTTGATGGTTTGCATAGCCTCCATACATCTCGCGACAATCTTTTTGCTTGAGCCCTTGACGAAGATCTTTTCCTCCAGAATTTTCCCAAAGGCATCCTTCAAATTGTCGTCCATTTCCTCGTCGTTTGCTAATTCGATGCAGAGCCGCATGCAGTCGAGTAGGTATTTTCGTTCTTGGTGGAAGCGGATGAGACCGCATTCCCATAGCGGGCGTGACTGTATTTCCgagtcgtcctcgtcctggCAATCCAGAATAATCCTTCCAGCCTCGTACTCATCCAGATCCAACTCGTCGGCGGCCTTGAGAGTCTCGAAGATGAAGTCATCGTTGACCTTGAATTCGCCGTCGTTGGTCTTGATTACCtttttgttggtgatgtcgttTCTATGGGTAGAGTTTCGTGGTGTCTTGTCAACCAGCGCCTTCAAGTTGTCGGAATGCAGCTCGATCAGGTTCTCTAGGACTGAGATGTTGTCAAAACGGTGTTGGCGAACAGCAACCAGCTCCGAGTGGAGGGCCTGTAGCCCCTCGAGAACGCGAAACTCAGCCATGCCTGGCTCAAATGAGGCGCGTTGTGAAGAGAAAAGTGGTGGATGGTAAGGAAGGTTGCTGACTGGCTTGGGAATTGAGTAAAATCGTATCAGTATCCGTACATCGCAGGCAAGCCTTTGTCGATGGACTCGCTCGTTCGTAGTTACGGTCGCAGTGTGGAATGGTTGGTACTAGTTAAAAGAGGCCCCCTACGATGCTGTTATCAGTGAGGTTGGTATCGACACAATTCCTCCTAATTCGTCgagatgggggtttgttAATGTTTCTGTTTTTGGAAGCGCTTTTGGAAAAAGAGTCGCGACCAAACTAAACCGTGAGCTTTGcagcttgtccttgtcccGCGCGCTCTTGCCTGCCGCGGATTTGGGCAGGCGCCAAGATGCGCTGGTCAACAAAACAATTAGGCGGTGAGCCATTCTGCCAGTGCCCTGTGGGTCTCATCGGCACCCAGTGGATCCTCAGGGGTCATCAACTTGGGGAAGGAAGTGGTCATAGCTTCCTACATCactcctccagcagcaggtgcGATAGAGAGAGCCTTCCAATGTTTTGGGATGCGACTGCCGTTGCCCGTCTATTTTCTATCCACAAACAGGCAAGAGCTGCCCTCAAGTGTTAAACTCTATCTTTCCCTTCATAAATGAAAGAGTTGCCCATAAAACACATTTCCTTTCCCACCACAAAATACCAACGGACAAACAACGTGGAAGCCTTTTAAAACTGAAGACTTTGGCGTTTCTCCCATCCGCTGCAGCACAAATGGGCTGTActttcttctcccaccatcTCAATTTTTAATTCACACTTCTCATAAACCCAAGTTATCAACACCTACCGTTatctctcctccttccattTGAACATCAGATCTCACAGATAACACACACTCGGCCACCACAACAGAATTTGTGTGTTGTATTTCAGATTCTGAACTCGCTGGGAACTGGACTCTCGGGTCTAATCCTGACCACAATCCACTTTCGTCCTGTCCTGGGTCAGATCTGAGCCAATCCTGGTCTTGATTCGATGTGGTACGGTCAGCTGGGACAAAAGACGCAATGGCACGTGTAAAGGGTTACAGCAATGAGCCTCTCAACTTCAAGGAGCTCGCCGGTAAGTGTTACATGGTGGCAGGGACAAGGCTGATGAAAGTAAACAATACACATGCTGACCATTGAAATGCAGCCCAGCTAGTCCATTCAACGGCCACGCAGCGCAAAGAAGCTCTTGACAGTATGCCTCTCTCGCTCTGTCCTGCATTTATGTTTATGTATACTGATTACCCTGACATAGGTTTGTTGGAGTTTTTCAAGACGGCAGATAAAGGGGGGCCTCAGAGTCAGAAAGTGTAGGTCCCATACCTCAATCCACAGCATACCACAACTAATACAAAATTAGTAGTCCCTTTGATGACAAGTCGTACCACTCCATCTACGAAGCCCTCTTCCGATGCACAGTCTTGGAAAAGGCAAGCTACTTCACTTCCAAGAAATCAGCCAGAGCCAGTGCTACTGCCAATGCCAGACTCGAAAAGTGCGCCGAGGTCCTCAGGCTGGCTGTCCGCCATGGAGCTTCACGGATCAAGCGCAAAACAGCCAGAGCCATCATCGACCACATCACACAGGTGCTCCAGGGACCCGATGATACCTACATCGCACCTCTGCTCAAAGATTATGCCAAGGCTTTGTGCACATTCCTTCAGAACTCAGCCAATGTCGAAAATCTCTCTGCCTTTTCAGGTGAGAGCTGGGATACTTGTGTCGACTTTTGTGTCGAAGCTCTCTCTCGCTATCTCGAGGTAGGTGGAAATGATAGCGGCTCTCGCGCCTCCCCGGCGCCAACTCTGAGAGCATCATCCGTCGGGCTTTCATCCCAGGGCGGAAACCAGATTGGTAGTCAGGTCGCTCTAGACTTTTTGTCATGCTTGAATTATCTGGTGGCTGCACCAAATGCACCGGTACTACGACGGGCAGGGGAAATATCCCGAATCATTCTTCAGATTCTGCAACTTCGCCAGATGAAAATAGGGGAGCTGCACAAAGTGGCCTTTTCTGCCCTCAACAGAATCTTTACTCGCACCCAGACCGACGACATTGCTCTTTCAAAGAGGCTTGTCATGACTCTGACCCCTTTGCTCTCTCATTGGTGGCAGCCGCGAGCCTTATCCCGGGATGCAATGCTGAATAGTATTCGCGATGAGATGCTCAAGACCATCTATGCTTCTCATCTTTATCTGGAGAGCATACTTCGGGAGTCGACAGACGAGTCTTTTCTTCAAGATGTGGAAGAACTTATGGATGCTCTTTGGTCGGACTACTCGAGGAGAGAAGAACGCGCAAGGCTCCAGCTTGATGATATCACTTTTACTGGAATGCTCCTCCCATCCGATCATCCAACCACTGGCGTCTTCAGCCTTCGTCCGTACAATACAGGAGGCGAGCAAAATTGGGCGCTTTTGGAGAATCTCGCCACCCTAGAGGCCATCTACGCCCGCAGCTCAAACAAGCCATTTTCGCAGCAAGAGCCCGAGAATGACCAGCCTCGCAAGAGGCGTCAAATGGTTAACACGTCAAACAGGCTCCATCAGAAACTCAATTCTCGGGATCCTGCAGTGCAGCTGACAGCATTACAACTCGTGCCTTTTCTGAGCCGCCAGAAGCTGCTTACTATCGAAGAAGCCACAGAGGCCATCACAGACTTGTCGAAATGTGTCACGGCGAAGCAAGGTGTCGTGGCATCGTGGGCGATGATCGCATGCTCCAGCCTCACCTCCCATGAAGTTTGTCGAGATGCCTCCCTGTCTCACACCTGGAAGCAGTTGTGGCAGCTTGGTGTGCGGTCTGTCAGCCTGGCACCAACCACACGTGCTGCCTCGGTCTTCTTGGACTCCGTGATCAAAGCGTCCCTGATCCCAAGACATGAGTTGGCCGGTGATGTGAACCACATGATCATAACCGCCGATATCAGCGGCCCTGCGATTCTGGTTGACTCTTCTCTCAAGTTGATGCTGAGCCTCCTGCGTCTACGCAATACCATGTCACCCAATGCCAGCCAAGCTACGACCAGCCATGTCATCCGATGGGTTTTTGTCAAGTGGAATCCAGCTGAACTGACCTATGCCTCACTTCATTCGGTACACACGGCTCCGTTTGATCTGGCCAACCTCCTGAGAGGCTGCTTTGGGATGCCGGCTTTGAAGATGGGGGCTCCTCTCCGGCTCTTTGGGGGAGCGATTGTACAGTTCTGGAAGAAGCAAAGTCAAGCCTATCCGCTGATGCGGTatctgctgcttcttgaggaCGAAACAACATCAGCAACGACACTCATGGCTGAACCCGAGGATGTTATCCTGCCAGAGGAACAGCAAGAACAGACGGTCGACCCAACTGGGTCGCACACCGCGAAGCGCCTTATCCTCGAGCTACTGTATCCTAAACTGGAAGAACTTCACCAGATCACCGAGTCGTGGCAGAAGCGCGGGTCGGATGGTGTTGCGCCAGTTGCGATATCTGCGGATCGGTTGCAGAGCATGATTCTTGCTTGTCTTGTTGGCGCCACCCTCCTTCCAGAACTAGTCAATCTCAACTCTTCCATGTCCAAAGATTTGGAGTCAACACTTTTTGAGGTCATTGACGGCGCCTTCCGAGCCATTCTCGCGGCTCCTCAAATCGATGAGTTCTTTGAGCTGGTGTTGACGACGGTGGTCCCGTTTATCCCGCCCTTTGTGGAAAGCCAGGTGGCAGCGCTCAGGAAGGAACAGTCTCACTTGTTGAAGCTGTACTCGAAGCTGTCGATTGCTCTTCAGGAAAAGGCTCAAAAGGAGGCTTTTGGACGGAGCATGGATGCTATGGACATTGACGACGAGTTTGAGTCCCAGACGAGCCAGAGTTCGGCTGTGGCAAAGGGGAAgacgttggcgaggagggataGTCTTTTGTGTTGGACCCCTGAGGCGTTTTATCTCGAGACGACGCTGAGGGTGCATTACCTGGAGATTATCAGgcaggatgagggggaaCTGGGCCATGTACCTGAAGCGATGATGGAGCAACTGCTGAGTTTGGAAAAGGAGCAGTTATTGACTTGTCGGGTGTTTATGAAGGAGTTGTTCTCTTGTGGGtggatggcgaggttgaagactgtggtgagggtgtttgAGACGGTTGGGGGAATTATTTCGGAGGATGAGTTTTCGTGCTGTGAGGTGGCGCTTTGCACGTGCATTgatgtgatggatgggtttaTTTACTTTTGGACGGATcagaagttggaggaggcgattgggcggatggtgggggatCTGTATCATTACCTTGTCAAGAGCTCGCTGCCGAACAACTCGATGAGTCCGGTTGTGCAGAGGGTGTTTAGTGGGCTGCTTTTTCATATACTGGAGGTGAGGTCGGGGTATGCGGGGGATCTGGGGTTGCCGAGCGCGAGGAGCAcgttgttgggggtgtgtcaggagggggggatggaggtgaagTATGAGATTGGGAAGGGGTTGCcgggggtgtttgggttgtaTGTGCTTAAGACGCACGATGACATTTTCCTGGATGTGCTGGACAGCTTGCCTACCGATCCgtcgatggaggaggggatcgCGTATAGGTTGTTTGTGTTGGCGGAATTGGCGTGTAGGTGGCCGAcgctgttgaggaggtgtATTTATCACATCTTTGAGACGCCGGGGAAGATTGTGAGGAGTGTGAGGTATGcggggtggtgtttgaggaAGATATCGAAGGAGTTGAAGTTGAGCGGGCCGGAGGAGCTGTTTCGGCTGTTTGCGCCGCAGCTGCTTTATACGTGGTTGGATGAGAACTCGATTGAGGATATCCCGTTTGAGATCTTTGGGTTCAAGAGCCTGCAGGATTTGCTGGCGGAGGGGCagacggaggcggcggcgattATGATTATGAGGGGGCAGGAGACTGAGGCGTTGGAGTTGGCCAAGATGCTGGGGTTGACGCTGCAGGAGCTGGTCAAAAGGAACTTTACAAAGATCATTGCGTATTGCATCGCGCACGATGTCAGTGtgcagagggaggaagggcaGATcacgggggagaagaggctgATCAAGATTCTTATTAAGGAAGGGTTTCTGGAGCAGATTCACCTCAATTTTGCCGACATTATTGCAACGTTTTTTGAGACCTTCGACCAGGAGGATCCGGTCGAGAAGGCGTTTAGACGGAATGAAGGGCTTGGGTATGCGGCGGATATTATtgagatgatcaaggagTATGGCCATTTGCCTACGAAGCTTCCGCCGAATCAGCAACCGTGCTTTAGGGCGAAGTATCTCCCCATTGAGATGCTTCACCTTTTGAGCAGAACGCCGTATGAGTTGGATCAGATTTGGACGCCggcgttggtggtgtttattGCTCGGAagctcctcaacaccattcACCCGGCCCTTGGCCCTCTTCACGCCTGCTCGGTTCTGCGCAAAATCAGAGTGTTGATCTGCCTTGCTGGTCCTACAGCACTTACCGCCTACCCGTTGGAGATGCTCCTGCACTCCATCCGGGCCTTCGTCGTCGACCCCGAGTGCGCAGACGATGCGCTGGGCATCACGCAGtacctcatcatcaaaggCTCTGACCACCTCAGCAAAACCCCATCTTTCTTCGCGGGCTATGCGCTCTCGTCCCTGGCCGACCTGAGGGTATTTTTGGAATCCTCCCAGTCGAGCACAACTCAGGAGTCCCAGTTCCGAGCCACAAAGTCGAAAGCCCAGGTGTTTCATGATTGGTTTGGGAAGTATCTCAAGGGGTATGAGAGCAAGATTCTAAAGGAGAACCCTGAGCATCTCAAAGCTTTCAGGGCGATCACTCAGTCGGCAGCGGAGATCAGAGTCATGGGCAACGCAGAGAGGGGAACGAATGAGAGTAACTTGCTCATGGAGATCCTCAAAGATTGGGACAGGGCTGAGAGCGAGGGTGATGAGCTGCTAAATGAACCTGCTCGTGGTGTTGCCTTGAGGATGCTGTGTGGGCAGTTTGGACCTGCGccgaaggagagggggttggatgttattggggaggatgaggaggctgtcaagtataagggggtggtttggaagAGTTGtatggaggagggagggatggggttgagtggCGAGTACTTGGCctgggcggggagggtgattGGGCGTGGGTTTGCCGCTAGTGGGGAAGTTCCTGGGGGGCTGTTGAAGGAGAGCAGACTGGAGGAGTACAAGACGTTGATTTGTAAAGCGGGTGGGAAAGAACTAGGGAGTTcagaggaggggttgctgaATCTGATGGAGCAGTTGACTGTCAGCGGGAATTGTTTGACTGCTGGGCTGGCGGAGGCAGCGCTGAGGACTGTGTTCAGTGACGCGGCTGCTGATAACTTCCAGGAGCTTGTGGCAGCTTGCCAGCGGAGTTTGAGTGAAGCTCTGGCGGATAGTTTGGATTGGGAGCCGTTCCGGACGCCGCAGTCGGATCTGGTCAAGGTGGAGAAGGTAAGGGAGCAGGAGGTGTTTAGTGGGGCGAAGTTGGGAGAGGCGGACTGGGCGAGAAAGTTGACGACGTTGTTGGCGCAGGCGGTGCCGGATGATGTTACGCTGAGAGTGCTGCCCCCGATATTGACCAAAGTCAAGGGGTTTGCGGAGCAGGCTTTTCCGTTTGTGGTGCACTTGGTGCTGAGCTATCAGCTGGATAAACAGCagggggtgaagaggcaGCTTTcggaggtgatgaaggaaTGGTTGAAGaacgaggaagggggggcgagggagaatgTGAAGTTGTTGCTCAACACGATTCTGTACCTGAGGACGCAGCCACTTGCCGGGGAGGCTTCCATTGCAGATCGGGGGCATTGGTTGGAGGTTAATCTGACGAgtgcggctgctgctgcgacgaGGTGTGGAATGTTCAAGGTTGCGTTGCTGTTTGCGGAACTGGCTTCGAGCGAGGAGtcgagggcgtcgaggagGTCATCGGCGAttagggaggtggaggattcaAGCGAAATTTTGTTGGATATCTTTGAGAATATTGATGATCCGGATGCGTACTACGGGCTGGCACAGGATGCTTCGCTGAGTACGGTGTTGGCCAGGTTGGAGTATGAGAATGATGGTGGGAAGAGTCTTGCTTTCAGGGGGGCGCAGTATGACAGTCATTTGAGGAGTCGAGATGCTGCCTCGAAACAGGATGGGCAGGCGCTTATCAAGGCGTTGAGTAGTTTGGGTCTGGCCGGGTTGTCGAACTCGTTGTTGCAGACGCAACAGAGTCTGGATGAGTCTTCTAACTCGCTGGATAGCACTTTtacgacggcgaggaggcTGGAAATCTGGAATTTGCCAGCGCCGGCGACAAATGATAATTGGGCGGTGACGGTGTATAGAGCGTATCAGAGTATGCACCAGGCTTCGGATATTGAGGCTGTCAGGGGTGTTGTTCATGATGGGCTTCGGGGGACCATCAAGCACTTGACCAGCAAGAGTCTCAATACGACGAGCATGAGGCACCAGC contains the following coding sequences:
- the TEL1 gene encoding Serine/threonine-protein kinase tel1 (EggNog:ENOG503NVFA; COG:B; COG:D; COG:L; COG:T; BUSCO:EOG0926009O), whose protein sequence is MARVKGYSNEPLNFKELAAQLVHSTATQRKEALDSLLEFFKTADKGGPQSQKVSPFDDKSYHSIYEALFRCTVLEKASYFTSKKSARASATANARLEKCAEVLRLAVRHGASRIKRKTARAIIDHITQVLQGPDDTYIAPLLKDYAKALCTFLQNSANVENLSAFSGESWDTCVDFCVEALSRYLEVGGNDSGSRASPAPTLRASSVGLSSQGGNQIGSQVALDFLSCLNYLVAAPNAPVLRRAGEISRIILQILQLRQMKIGELHKVAFSALNRIFTRTQTDDIALSKRLVMTLTPLLSHWWQPRALSRDAMLNSIRDEMLKTIYASHLYLESILRESTDESFLQDVEELMDALWSDYSRREERARLQLDDITFTGMLLPSDHPTTGVFSLRPYNTGGEQNWALLENLATLEAIYARSSNKPFSQQEPENDQPRKRRQMVNTSNRLHQKLNSRDPAVQLTALQLVPFLSRQKLLTIEEATEAITDLSKCVTAKQGVVASWAMIACSSLTSHEVCRDASLSHTWKQLWQLGVRSVSLAPTTRAASVFLDSVIKASLIPRHELAGDVNHMIITADISGPAILVDSSLKLMLSLLRLRNTMSPNASQATTSHVIRWVFVKWNPAELTYASLHSVHTAPFDLANLLRGCFGMPALKMGAPLRLFGGAIVQFWKKQSQAYPLMRYLLLLEDETTSATTLMAEPEDVILPEEQQEQTVDPTGSHTAKRLILELLYPKLEELHQITESWQKRGSDGVAPVAISADRLQSMILACLVGATLLPELVNLNSSMSKDLESTLFEVIDGAFRAILAAPQIDEFFELVLTTVVPFIPPFVESQVAALRKEQSHLLKLYSKLSIALQEKAQKEAFGRSMDAMDIDDEFESQTSQSSAVAKGKTLARRDSLLCWTPEAFYLETTLRVHYLEIIRQDEGELGHVPEAMMEQLLSLEKEQLLTCRVFMKELFSCGWMARLKTVVRVFETVGGIISEDEFSCCEVALCTCIDVMDGFIYFWTDQKLEEAIGRMVGDLYHYLVKSSLPNNSMSPVVQRVFSGLLFHILEVRSGYAGDLGLPSARSTLLGVCQEGGMEVKYEIGKGLPGVFGLYVLKTHDDIFLDVLDSLPTDPSMEEGIAYRLFVLAELACRWPTLLRRCIYHIFETPGKIVRSVRYAGWCLRKISKELKLSGPEELFRLFAPQLLYTWLDENSIEDIPFEIFGFKSLQDLLAEGQTEAAAIMIMRGQETEALELAKMLGLTLQELVKRNFTKIIAYCIAHDVSVQREEGQITGEKRLIKILIKEGFLEQIHLNFADIIATFFETFDQEDPVEKAFRRNEGLGYAADIIEMIKEYGHLPTKLPPNQQPCFRAKYLPIEMLHLLSRTPYELDQIWTPALVVFIARKLLNTIHPALGPLHACSVLRKIRVLICLAGPTALTAYPLEMLLHSIRAFVVDPECADDALGITQYLIIKGSDHLSKTPSFFAGYALSSLADLRVFLESSQSSTTQESQFRATKSKAQVFHDWFGKYLKGYESKILKENPEHLKAFRAITQSAAEIRVMGNAERGTNESNLLMEILKDWDRAESEGDELLNEPARGVALRMLCGQFGPAPKERGLDVIGEDEEAVKYKGVVWKSCMEEGGMGLSGEYLAWAGRVIGRGFAASGEVPGGLLKESRLEEYKTLICKAGGKELGSSEEGLLNLMEQLTVSGNCLTAGLAEAALRTVFSDAAADNFQELVAACQRSLSEALADSLDWEPFRTPQSDLVKVEKVREQEVFSGAKLGEADWARKLTTLLAQAVPDDVTLRVLPPILTKVKGFAEQAFPFVVHLVLSYQLDKQQGVKRQLSEVMKEWLKNEEGGARENVKLLLNTILYLRTQPLAGEASIADRGHWLEVNLTSAAAAATRCGMFKVALLFAELASSEESRASRRSSAIREVEDSSEILLDIFENIDDPDAYYGLAQDASLSTVLARLEYENDGGKSLAFRGAQYDSHLRSRDAASKQDGQALIKALSSLGLAGLSNSLLQTQQSLDESSNSLDSTFTTARRLEIWNLPAPATNDNWAVTVYRAYQSMHQASDIEAVRGVVHDGLRGTIKHLTSKSLNTTSMRHQLGVLAALAELDDVLSITDPAEMKRGLQMFETRSKWMMSGRYEDVSQILSCRETTLSMWSQHHKLRAATIPPADARFAQIKGLLLSSDIFRFHRQHQETLNLSTTLTDLIQPSETMGLNVDAAIRMEAANSLWDQGEMISSIRMLQAIDKDSSLKKQTIPVSRSDLLAKIGFQVSVARLESPDSTQKKYLEPALKELRGKNEGKEAGQVFHQFAMFCDEQLQNPDSLEDLARLQNLKKGKSDEVEQLKQLISSSRDSQTKSRYSSHLAKARQWLDLDQQELRRVEQSRTEFVKLSLENYLLSLAASDEHNNDALRFTALWLERSEEDATNEAVKRYIGKVPTRKFAPLMNQLSSRVQDQKTLFQNVLIDLIYRICVDHPYHGMYQIWSGARTKVNKDDDVAVSRQKATDRVAKALTRAEAVSAIWPAIDQTSRVYHMLAMDRDTNRFKQGSKIAIKDSQHGPSFLTTLSKYKIPPPTMQMELSPTCDYGHIPMIVKFDPYMAIASGVSAPKILTAIGSDGRRYKQLVKGGNDDLRQDAIMEQVFAAVSELLKLHRTTRQRNLGIRTYKVLPLTSSSGLIEFVSNTIPLHEYLMPAHEKYYPKDLKGSQCRKEISTAQTKTTEHRIAVYRRVTEKFHPVMRYFFIEYFPDPDEWFHKRTAYTRTTAAISMLGHVLGLGDRHGHNILLDTKTGEVVHIDLGVAFEMGRVLPVPELVPFRLTRDIVDGMGITKTEGVFRRCCEFTLDALREEAGSIQTVLDSLRFDTLYQWSISPVRMAKLQQNAREEDDGENEENEEAGGEKKGVKGNVNEPSEADRAIEVVKKKLSKTLSVMATVNDLIEKAGSVGNLAVLYSGWAAYA